The Poriferisphaera corsica DNA segment CAGCCGTTGCGCCGCAAGCTATTGCCATCGTACCGATCCTAAACAAAAAACAGGATGACACAGATATCCGCACGCTAATTGATCAGCTTCTAAAGCGTCTACTACCTGAAAAAGCAATAAAAATTGCATCCACTGATCGTGACAGTATTGAAAAGTACATCATTAATGAAAACACGAATCAGCAGATCGTCGTGGATTGGCGTAAATATCGTCCCGGCGACAAACGCTATCATTGGGAAAAACGTGGTGTCCCATTACGAATCGAAATCGGCCCCCGAGAAGTCGCTGCACGTTCATGTATGGTCAAACGCCGCTGTGATAATACGCAAGCATCCATGCAGATAGACGACCTAACACCAGATTGGTTACGAGACCAGCTTGCTAGCATCCAAAAAACTATGCTGGACAAAGCATCTCAGTTCATGCAATCCAATATCCGTCACGCGAATTCTTACGATGAGCTAAAACACATACTCAAAGAACATGGCGGCCTCGTGCGCTGCTTCTTCGAGCCAAACGACGAAATTGAAAAGAAAATCCAGGAAGAAACCAAAGCCGCTGTACGAAACATCCCGTTCGATCAAAATACATCCATCGGCCGCTGTATCTACACAAACATGGAAACTTCGACTGAAGTCCTTTTCGCGCTGGCTTATTAGAGCAAGTGGCATGTCGACTTAGTGTGGCTGGCAGTTAGGTAATTCGACTGCCGAACTTTGTGATTGCTGCCACCCCATCCTCAACAAATCAAGATCCCCATCCCCCTGACTCAATCAGCCCGACCCAAACAAAAAGACCCGCTGCATTCGCAACGGGTCTTTTTGAATAATGGAGCAGAGGGGGCTTGAACCCCTGACCTTTGCACTGCCAGTGCAACGCTCTCCCAACTGAGCTACTGCCCCTAATCCCTTGACGGATGAAGCTCAGTTATTGACGTAAAATGCCAACTAAACCGTAACTTCTGGGGGTCGCAAATTATAACATCCTCACTGAACGCATCAAACAGCCCGGTTATCCCCATTCAAACGCAGCACTTGCGCATACACAATTTATGCTTATGCATGCCCACATATGCCTTTTAAGCACATGAATGGCCCTAACCCAATATGTGGAAGCCCGCCAATTCGCCGCAACTGGCACATCTGATATATTATCTTAATTACTGACGGGTTACGCCCCCTTGTGCCCGCCGGGTTCGCCATCAGCGCCAACCCACCTATAATGAGGTTGTGCACCGCCTGAGCACCTTCGCCCTGCCCCATTGAGGCCGCGATCCTCAAGCGCCGCCTCATAACATGCTCACCCTGACAATGGAGAATTGCCTTGTCGCTTCAGGAAGATTTGTACGAACTGTTCCTTCTCGATACCCAAGTGCGTGGTTTACGTAGCCGCCTCGATGCCGCGATGCGTCGTCAAAAAGCGCAGCAGACCAAGCTCGATAAGATCGAAAACCAACTCGGCGAACTCCGTAACCAGCTCAAACACCAACAATCAGCAGCCATGACTGCTGAGAAGGAATCAAACGAGATTGATGAGAAGATCAAGCAATCTCGCGAGCAGATGAACGCAGTCACCAGCAACAAGGAATACTCCGCTTTGCTGGTTGAAGTCAATACACTCAAGATTGACAAGGGCAAAGCAGAAACTGTTGCGCTTGACCATCTCAATGCAACCGAAGAAACGCAAAAAAATATTGATGTGATTGAGCAGCAAGTGGATAGCCAGAAAAATCTGGTAGAAGCAGCAAGCAAGGACGTCGAAGAAGCCCGCGTTGCAGTGGGTGATCAGCTTGACAAGGTTGAAGCTGAGCGTGCGGAATCTGCGAAAAAAATTCCAACCGCGTCATTGGCAATATTTGATCGCCTTGCGTATGAGCATGATGGTGAAGCACTTGCGGAAATTGAAGAGCAAAACCGCAAGCGCAACGAATACACCTGCGGCGGCTGCTACATGCAACTCCCAATCGAGCGTATCAGCAGCACAGCCTCCAAGCCCAATGCCATCACCACCTGCCCAACCTGCGGCAGGATTCTTTTTATGAAGACCGAGAACATTGAAGCGCTCAGCGGTAAATAAGCTGACCCCCAA contains these protein-coding regions:
- a CDS encoding zinc ribbon domain-containing protein, giving the protein MSLQEDLYELFLLDTQVRGLRSRLDAAMRRQKAQQTKLDKIENQLGELRNQLKHQQSAAMTAEKESNEIDEKIKQSREQMNAVTSNKEYSALLVEVNTLKIDKGKAETVALDHLNATEETQKNIDVIEQQVDSQKNLVEAASKDVEEARVAVGDQLDKVEAERAESAKKIPTASLAIFDRLAYEHDGEALAEIEEQNRKRNEYTCGGCYMQLPIERISSTASKPNAITTCPTCGRILFMKTENIEALSGK